From one Rhizobium rosettiformans genomic stretch:
- the sucC gene encoding ADP-forming succinate--CoA ligase subunit beta, which translates to MNIHEYQAKALLKSFGAPVAEGVAIFSAEEAEAAAKQLPGPLYVVKSQIHAGGRGKGKFKELSPDAKGGVRLAFSIDEAKAHAKEMFGNTLVTAQTGDAGKQVNRLYIEDGADIARELYCSLLVDRSVGQVAFVVSTEGGMDIEAVAHDTPEKIHTIAIDPETGVTDADVAKISAALELTGAAAEDAKALFPILYKAFVEKDMALLEVNPLIVMKNDHLRVLDAKMSFDGNALFRHDDVRALRDETEEDAKEIEASKWDLAYVALDGNIGCMVNGAGLAMATMDIIKLYGKEPANFCDVGGGAGKEKVAAAFKIITADPKVEGILVNIFGGIMKCDVIAEGVIAAVKEVGLKVPLVVRLEGTNVELGKKLLNESGLAITAADDLDDAAKKIVAAING; encoded by the coding sequence ATGAACATTCATGAATATCAGGCCAAGGCTCTTCTGAAGAGCTTTGGTGCACCGGTCGCCGAGGGTGTGGCGATCTTCTCCGCGGAAGAAGCCGAAGCTGCCGCAAAGCAGCTGCCGGGCCCGCTCTATGTCGTCAAGAGCCAGATCCACGCTGGTGGCCGCGGCAAGGGCAAGTTCAAGGAACTGTCGCCGGACGCCAAAGGCGGCGTTCGCCTCGCTTTCTCGATCGATGAAGCCAAGGCGCATGCCAAGGAAATGTTCGGCAACACGCTGGTGACGGCCCAGACCGGCGACGCCGGCAAGCAGGTCAACCGTCTCTACATCGAAGACGGTGCCGACATCGCCCGCGAACTCTATTGCTCGCTGCTCGTCGACCGCTCGGTCGGCCAGGTTGCCTTCGTCGTCTCGACGGAAGGCGGCATGGACATCGAAGCCGTCGCCCATGACACGCCGGAAAAGATCCACACGATCGCGATCGACCCGGAAACCGGCGTCACCGATGCCGACGTTGCGAAGATCTCGGCTGCGCTCGAACTGACCGGCGCTGCTGCGGAAGACGCCAAGGCGCTGTTCCCGATCCTCTACAAGGCCTTTGTCGAGAAGGACATGGCTCTGCTCGAGGTGAACCCGCTGATCGTCATGAAGAATGACCATCTGCGCGTGCTCGACGCCAAGATGTCCTTCGACGGCAACGCGCTGTTCCGCCATGACGACGTTCGCGCGCTGCGCGACGAGACCGAAGAAGACGCCAAGGAAATCGAAGCCTCCAAGTGGGATCTCGCTTACGTGGCGCTCGACGGCAATATCGGCTGCATGGTCAATGGTGCCGGTCTCGCCATGGCGACGATGGACATCATCAAGCTGTACGGCAAGGAGCCGGCAAACTTCTGCGACGTCGGCGGTGGCGCTGGCAAGGAGAAGGTCGCGGCTGCCTTCAAGATCATCACCGCTGACCCTAAGGTCGAGGGCATCCTCGTCAACATCTTCGGCGGCATCATGAAGTGCGACGTCATCGCGGAAGGCGTCATTGCCGCCGTGAAGGAAGTCGGCCTGAAGGTTCCGCTCGTCGTGCGCCTCGAAGGCACCAATGTCGAACTTGGCAAGAAGCTCCTGAACGAATCCGGTCTCGCGATCACCGCGGCCGACGATCTGGACGACGCTGCCAAGAAGATCGTCGCGGCGATCAACGGCTAA
- the mdh gene encoding malate dehydrogenase, whose product MARKKIALIGSGMIGGTLAHLASLKELGDIVLFDIADGIPQGKGLDIAQSGPVEGFNAKLSGASDYAAIEGADVCIVTAGVARKPGMSRDDLLGINLKVMEQVGAGIKKYAPNAFVICITNPLDAMVWALQKFSGLPTNKVVGMAGVLDSGRFRHFLSEEFNVSVQDVTAFVLGGHGDTMVPLARYSTVGGIPLTDLVKMGWVTKERLEEIIQRTRDGGAEIVGLLKTGSAYYAPAASAIEMAESYLKDKKRVLPCAAYLTGQYGVKDMYVGVPVVIGEGGVERIIEIDLNKAEEEAFQKSVGAVAGLCEACINIAPALK is encoded by the coding sequence ATGGCGCGCAAAAAGATCGCTCTTATCGGTTCTGGAATGATTGGTGGAACGCTGGCGCATCTCGCCAGTCTGAAGGAACTGGGCGACATCGTCCTGTTCGACATTGCTGACGGCATCCCCCAGGGCAAGGGTCTCGACATCGCCCAGTCCGGTCCGGTCGAGGGCTTCAATGCCAAGCTTTCCGGCGCGAGCGATTACGCCGCCATCGAAGGTGCTGACGTCTGCATCGTCACTGCCGGCGTTGCCCGCAAGCCCGGCATGAGCCGCGACGACCTGCTCGGCATCAACCTCAAGGTCATGGAACAGGTCGGCGCCGGCATCAAGAAGTATGCCCCGAACGCCTTCGTCATCTGCATCACCAACCCGCTCGACGCGATGGTATGGGCCCTGCAGAAGTTCTCGGGCCTGCCGACCAACAAGGTCGTCGGCATGGCCGGCGTTCTCGACTCCGGTCGTTTCCGTCACTTCCTGTCTGAAGAATTCAACGTTTCCGTCCAGGACGTCACCGCCTTCGTTCTCGGCGGCCACGGCGACACCATGGTGCCGCTCGCTCGTTACTCGACCGTTGGCGGCATCCCGCTGACCGACCTCGTGAAGATGGGCTGGGTCACCAAGGAACGCCTCGAAGAAATCATCCAGCGCACCCGTGACGGTGGCGCCGAGATCGTCGGTCTGCTGAAGACCGGCTCGGCCTACTACGCACCGGCTGCTTCCGCCATCGAGATGGCCGAGTCCTACCTCAAGGACAAGAAGCGCGTCCTGCCTTGCGCCGCCTACCTAACCGGCCAGTACGGCGTGAAGGACATGTATGTCGGCGTTCCCGTCGTCATCGGTGAAGGCGGCGTTGAGCGCATCATCGAAATCGACCTGAACAAGGCCGAAGAAGAAGCCTTCCAGAAGTCAGTCGGCGCCGTTGCCGGCCTCTGCGAAGCGTGCATCAACATCGCTCCGGCTCTCAAGTAA
- the zapE gene encoding cell division protein ZapE: MQPVPDYGLSVVEQLRAMTEAGTLQPDRHQFGVAEKLDRILTEFKARKPAAKKSALGWMFAQRRKQEIPIKGLYVHGSVGRGKTMLMDLFFKLAPVEKKRRAHFHEFMADVHARIHAHRQKLKTGETKQADPVPPVAAALREEAQLLCFDEFTVTDIADAMILARLFTELFARGCTLVATSNVEPDNLYRDGLNRGLFLPFVDLLKKNVDVSTLDSPTDYRLEKMESLPVYIAPLDDAPKMMDIAWRRVTEGAPEVDTSIEMKGRTIEIPRAAGRAARFSFRDLCERPLGASDYLAIAKRFDVVFVENIPHLGPEKRNETKRFIILIDALYDAGVRLFASAVAMPEALLTEKKGTEGFEFDRTVSRLFEMRSADYLALHQSKRQNHDGSVT; encoded by the coding sequence ATGCAGCCAGTTCCTGACTACGGCTTGAGCGTCGTCGAGCAGTTGCGCGCGATGACGGAGGCGGGAACACTTCAGCCTGATCGCCATCAGTTCGGCGTTGCCGAGAAGCTTGACCGTATCCTGACAGAGTTCAAGGCGCGCAAGCCCGCTGCCAAGAAGAGCGCGCTGGGCTGGATGTTTGCCCAGCGGCGCAAACAGGAAATCCCCATTAAGGGTCTTTATGTCCATGGCAGCGTCGGTCGGGGCAAGACCATGCTCATGGACCTGTTCTTCAAGCTCGCACCCGTCGAGAAGAAGCGCCGCGCGCATTTCCACGAGTTCATGGCCGACGTGCATGCGCGGATTCATGCTCATCGCCAGAAACTGAAGACCGGCGAAACGAAGCAGGCCGATCCCGTGCCGCCGGTCGCGGCAGCACTTCGCGAAGAAGCGCAGCTCCTCTGCTTCGACGAGTTCACGGTGACCGATATCGCCGATGCGATGATCCTCGCACGACTTTTCACCGAGCTTTTTGCGCGGGGTTGCACGCTGGTGGCAACGTCAAATGTCGAGCCTGACAACCTCTATCGGGATGGGCTGAACCGTGGACTGTTTCTACCCTTCGTCGATCTGCTGAAAAAGAATGTCGATGTCTCGACGCTCGATTCTCCGACCGACTACCGTCTGGAAAAGATGGAGAGCCTTCCGGTCTACATCGCACCGCTCGACGACGCGCCGAAGATGATGGACATTGCCTGGAGACGTGTGACTGAAGGTGCGCCCGAGGTTGATACGTCGATCGAGATGAAGGGCAGGACCATCGAGATCCCGCGTGCGGCTGGCCGGGCTGCGCGCTTCAGCTTCCGCGATCTCTGCGAGCGTCCGCTCGGCGCATCCGACTATCTGGCGATCGCCAAGCGCTTCGATGTGGTTTTCGTCGAGAACATTCCGCATCTCGGCCCCGAGAAGCGGAATGAGACGAAACGCTTCATCATCCTGATCGATGCTCTTTATGACGCCGGTGTGCGGCTGTTCGCGTCCGCCGTTGCGATGCCGGAAGCCCTTCTGACGGAAAAGAAGGGCACCGAAGGCTTTGAATTTGATCGAACAGTTTCGCGTCTTTTCGAAATGCGCAGCGCAGATTACCTCGCGCTGCATCAGTCAAAACGTCAAAATCATGACGGCTCAGTGACATAA
- a CDS encoding protease inhibitor Inh/omp19 family protein, with protein MKFSHAVTGAAILLALAGCQRTSYSNMNSANSALPPLQAQPVPSVQSGQLPPPGSADPNQFPAAPATNTAAAVGAAGAPATALDVTKESMVGNWRVQSAGASCDMFLTLTNLGSGSRGGTRGCAGELTTMGSWEVAGGKQVVLKDRNGNTIGSLYKTADARFDGSTASGQPVSLSR; from the coding sequence ATGAAATTCAGCCATGCAGTCACCGGAGCAGCCATCCTTCTGGCGCTCGCGGGGTGCCAGCGTACATCCTACAGCAACATGAATTCCGCCAACAGCGCTCTTCCGCCGCTGCAGGCACAGCCGGTACCCTCGGTGCAGTCCGGCCAGCTTCCGCCGCCCGGCTCGGCTGACCCCAATCAGTTCCCTGCTGCTCCGGCAACGAATACGGCGGCTGCCGTCGGCGCTGCTGGCGCTCCAGCCACCGCGCTCGACGTCACCAAGGAATCGATGGTCGGCAACTGGCGCGTCCAGAGCGCTGGCGCAAGCTGCGACATGTTCCTGACCCTCACCAATCTTGGCAGCGGCTCGCGTGGCGGCACCCGCGGCTGTGCTGGCGAACTCACGACGATGGGTTCCTGGGAAGTGGCGGGCGGCAAGCAGGTCGTGCTCAAGGACCGCAACGGCAATACGATCGGCAGCCTCTACAAGACCGCCGATGCCAGGTTCGACGGCAGCACCGCGTCCGGCCAGCCGGTCAGCCTCAGCCGCTGA
- a CDS encoding succinate dehydrogenase iron-sulfur subunit, which yields MVELALPKNSQVTEGKVWPKPAGAKNVREYRVYRWNPDDGANPRIDTYYIDVDDCGPMVLDGLLYIKNNIDPTLTLRRSCREGICGSCAMNIDGTNTLACTKGMDEVNGTVKVYPLPHMPVVKDLVPDLSNFYAQHRSIEPWLQTVSPPPAKEWKQSHEDRQKLDGLYECILCACCSTSCPSYWWNGDRYLGPAVLLQAYRWLIDSRDEATGERLDNLEDPFRLYRCHTIMNCAQACPKGLNPAKAIAEIKKMMVERRA from the coding sequence ATGGTAGAACTCGCTCTCCCCAAGAATTCCCAGGTCACCGAAGGCAAGGTCTGGCCGAAGCCGGCCGGCGCCAAGAACGTGCGCGAATACCGGGTCTATCGCTGGAACCCGGATGATGGCGCCAATCCGCGCATCGATACCTACTACATCGATGTCGACGATTGCGGCCCGATGGTTCTCGATGGCCTTCTCTACATCAAGAACAATATCGACCCGACGCTGACGCTGCGCCGTTCCTGTCGTGAAGGCATCTGCGGCTCGTGCGCGATGAACATCGATGGCACGAACACGCTTGCCTGCACCAAGGGCATGGATGAGGTGAATGGGACCGTTAAGGTCTATCCGTTGCCGCATATGCCTGTGGTCAAGGATCTGGTGCCTGACCTCTCGAACTTCTATGCCCAGCATCGTTCGATCGAGCCCTGGCTGCAGACGGTGTCGCCGCCTCCGGCGAAGGAATGGAAGCAGAGCCACGAGGATCGCCAGAAGCTCGACGGTCTCTACGAGTGCATTCTCTGCGCCTGCTGCTCGACCTCCTGTCCCAGCTATTGGTGGAACGGTGACCGTTATCTCGGTCCGGCCGTGCTGCTGCAGGCCTATCGCTGGCTGATCGATAGCCGCGACGAAGCGACCGGCGAGCGCCTCGATAATCTCGAGGATCCCTTCCGCCTCTATCGTTGCCACACGATCATGAACTGCGCGCAGGCCTGCCCGAAGGGGCTGAACCCGGCTAAGGCGATCGCGGAAATCAAGAAGATGATGGTCGAGCGTCGCGCCTGA